One segment of Clavelina lepadiformis chromosome 2, kaClaLepa1.1, whole genome shotgun sequence DNA contains the following:
- the LOC143445837 gene encoding solute carrier organic anion transporter family member 4C1-like isoform X2: MDKDLKPDRAAEEDDYSLFYCKPKFLQCCNNAKGFLVIYSIFAIVAGSMVGGITNTNIAALERRFGLDSSQSAIIVVSYDIAFCILTVFVTYFGARSHVPRLIAAGAILFGAGALVYAIPHFTTDLYNFVSVSLVDTCNITEIECSLHEGDDSYNMYILLFGQVLMGCGTTPLYTLGIAFIENSVPKNVAPIYIGIANACSLFGPVIGFTSGGAFLSNYYVDFDTVNNISPNPDDPRWVGAWWIGPLIMMVLCWCTVIPFAGFPKQLPGTAKYRAERQSEIHQTVDLEQIEKRGSQNTIRNFPFAIKSLLKNLTYVLIILAGCASGGAVSGATSFLSKFIQNEFHITAGNAAIYAGAVLVPGAAAGHIVGGVCISQLKWKTPSIIVYCLILSFLACLLSPSMLLYCENIKVAGVTASYGSDRSSLVNVNLTAPCNAPCSCQNEFYKPVCGADDLTYFSPCHAGCHSSLDESEYFKLYSNCSCVASNAIDNNSKVLDTASTATSGFCENSCENVKIFLPLIFFLAFIVFQTHTAATVITFRIVPESLRCLAVGLAWLFFRALGTIPGPIMFGKLTDQTCILWQVRRCDGSRGSCWIYDSANMGLTFMILVLVGHLLALICYGLMVFAYKPPLPVESDRSADEDRKPQCTEKQFDNPIFVHEDILESEK, translated from the exons ATGGACAAAGATTTGAAGCCTGATCGAGCTGCTGAAGAAGACGATTACTctttattttactgtaaacCGAAATTTCTGCAATGCTGCAACAATGCTAAAGGTTTTTTGGTCATTTATTCCATTTTCGCAATTGTTGCAG GGTCGATGGTTGGAGGAATCACAAACACCAACATTGCAGCCCTTGAAAGACGGTTTGGCTTGGACAGCTCTCAGTCTGCGATAATAGTGGTATCTTACGATATAGCGTTTTGTATCTTGACTGTTTTTGTGACGTATTTCGGTGCCCGATCTCATGTCCCTCGCCTCATTGCAGCAGGGGCTATACTTTTCGGTGCAGGAGCATTAGTATATGCAATTCCCCATTTTACAACGGAtttgtacaattttgtttcagtttcattgGTCG ATACATGCAACATAACGGAAATTGAATGCTCCTTGCACGAAGGTGACGACAGCTACAATATGTACATTCTTCTGTTCGGTCAAGTACTGATGGGTTGCGGTACAACACCACTTTACACCTTGGGAATTGCCTTTATTGAAAACAGCGTCCCGAAGAACGTGGCACCGATTTACATTG GCATTGCAAATGCTTGTAGTTTATttggccctgtaattggattTACGAGTGGAGGAGCGTTTCTATCAAATTATTACGTTGACTTCGATACGGTAAACAACATCAG cCCAAACCCTGACGATCCTCGATGGGTTGGAGCCTGGTGGATTGGACCATTGATAATGATGGTGTTATGCTGGTGCACGGTGATACCATTTGCTGGATTTCCGAAACAATTACCAG GTACTGCTAAATATAGAGCGGAACGACAATCCGAAATTCATCAAACAGTTGACTTAGAACAAATAGAAAAACGAGGTAGCCAAAACACAATTAGAAATTTTCCATTTGCAATCAAGAGCCTGCTAAAAAATTTGACGTATGTTTTGATCATTCTGGCTGGATGTGCCTCTGGTGGAGCCGTATCTGGGGCAACATcatttttgtctaaatttattcaaaatgaATTTCATATCACAGCTGGAAATGCAGCTATTTACGCAG gtgctgtactgGTACCTGGAGCGGCAGCTGGCCATATTGTCGGAGGCGTTTGTATATCGCAGTTAAAGTGGAAGACACCCAGCatcattgtttattgtttgattCTTTCATTTCTTGCCTGTTTGTTATCGCCTTCCATGCTTTTGTACTGCGAAAACATTAAGGTGGCTGGTGTCACTGCGAGTTACGG ATCAGATAGAAGTTCCCTTGTGAATGTTAACCTAACGGCACCATGTAATGCGCCGTGTTCCTGTCAAAACGAATTTTACAAACCCGTGTGTGGCGCCGATGATCTTACATATTTCTCCCCGTGCCACGCAGGTTGTCACTCGTCACTTGATGAAAGTGAATATTTTAAG TTATACTCAAACTGTTCTTGTGTGGCGTCCAATGCAATTGATAACAATTCGAAGGTGCTGGACACGGCTAGTACTGCTACATCTGGTTTTTGCGAAAATAGCTGcgaaaatgtcaaaatttttttgccattgaTCTTTTTTCTTGCATTTATTGTATTTCAAACTCACACAGCTGCCACTGTAATTACATTCAG AATTGTTCCAGAGTCTTTGCGATGCTTAGCTGTCGGGCTAGCGTGGTTGTTTTTTCGAGCTTTGGGCACCATTCCCGGTCCAATCATGTTCGGTAAGTTGACTGACCAGACCTGCATACTGTGGCAAGTCAGACGATGTGATGGAAGCCGTGGTTCATGTTGGATATACGATAGCGCGAATATGGGCCTGACGTTCATGATTTTAG TTCTGGTAGGACATCTTCTGGCTTTAATTTGCTATGGTTTGATGGTGTTTGCATACAAACCACCACTTCCAGTGGAATCAGATCGATCTGCGGATGAAGACAGGAAGCCTCAATGCACGGAGAAACAGTTTGATAATCCAATTTTTGTTCACGAAGA TATACTGGAATCtgagaaataa
- the LOC143445837 gene encoding solute carrier organic anion transporter family member 4C1-like isoform X1, with product MDKDLKPDRAAEEDDYSLFYCKPKFLQCCNNAKGFLVIYSIFAIVAGSMVGGITNTNIAALERRFGLDSSQSAIIVVSYDIAFCILTVFVTYFGARSHVPRLIAAGAILFGAGALVYAIPHFTTDLYNFVSVSLVDTCNITEIECSLHEGDDSYNMYILLFGQVLMGCGTTPLYTLGIAFIENSVPKNVAPIYIGIANACSLFGPVIGFTSGGAFLSNYYVDFDTVNNISPNPDDPRWVGAWWIGPLIMMVLCWCTVIPFAGFPKQLPGTAKYRAERQSEIHQTVDLEQIEKRGSQNTIRNFPFAIKSLLKNLTYVLIILAGCASGGAVSGATSFLSKFIQNEFHITAGNAAIYAGAVLVPGAAAGHIVGGVCISQLKWKTPSIIVYCLILSFLACLLSPSMLLYCENIKVAGVTASYGSDRSSLVNVNLTAPCNAPCSCQNEFYKPVCGADDLTYFSPCHAGCHSSLDESEYFKLYSNCSCVASNAIDNNSKVLDTASTATSGFCENSCENVKIFLPLIFFLAFIVFQTHTAATVITFRIVPESLRCLAVGLAWLFFRALGTIPGPIMFGKLTDQTCILWQVRRCDGSRGSCWIYDSANMGLTFMILVLVGHLLALICYGLMVFAYKPPLPVESDRSADEDRKPQCTEKQFDNPIFVHEDTLSFMCLKFKHNFTSLNMLKCLIMCLSV from the exons ATGGACAAAGATTTGAAGCCTGATCGAGCTGCTGAAGAAGACGATTACTctttattttactgtaaacCGAAATTTCTGCAATGCTGCAACAATGCTAAAGGTTTTTTGGTCATTTATTCCATTTTCGCAATTGTTGCAG GGTCGATGGTTGGAGGAATCACAAACACCAACATTGCAGCCCTTGAAAGACGGTTTGGCTTGGACAGCTCTCAGTCTGCGATAATAGTGGTATCTTACGATATAGCGTTTTGTATCTTGACTGTTTTTGTGACGTATTTCGGTGCCCGATCTCATGTCCCTCGCCTCATTGCAGCAGGGGCTATACTTTTCGGTGCAGGAGCATTAGTATATGCAATTCCCCATTTTACAACGGAtttgtacaattttgtttcagtttcattgGTCG ATACATGCAACATAACGGAAATTGAATGCTCCTTGCACGAAGGTGACGACAGCTACAATATGTACATTCTTCTGTTCGGTCAAGTACTGATGGGTTGCGGTACAACACCACTTTACACCTTGGGAATTGCCTTTATTGAAAACAGCGTCCCGAAGAACGTGGCACCGATTTACATTG GCATTGCAAATGCTTGTAGTTTATttggccctgtaattggattTACGAGTGGAGGAGCGTTTCTATCAAATTATTACGTTGACTTCGATACGGTAAACAACATCAG cCCAAACCCTGACGATCCTCGATGGGTTGGAGCCTGGTGGATTGGACCATTGATAATGATGGTGTTATGCTGGTGCACGGTGATACCATTTGCTGGATTTCCGAAACAATTACCAG GTACTGCTAAATATAGAGCGGAACGACAATCCGAAATTCATCAAACAGTTGACTTAGAACAAATAGAAAAACGAGGTAGCCAAAACACAATTAGAAATTTTCCATTTGCAATCAAGAGCCTGCTAAAAAATTTGACGTATGTTTTGATCATTCTGGCTGGATGTGCCTCTGGTGGAGCCGTATCTGGGGCAACATcatttttgtctaaatttattcaaaatgaATTTCATATCACAGCTGGAAATGCAGCTATTTACGCAG gtgctgtactgGTACCTGGAGCGGCAGCTGGCCATATTGTCGGAGGCGTTTGTATATCGCAGTTAAAGTGGAAGACACCCAGCatcattgtttattgtttgattCTTTCATTTCTTGCCTGTTTGTTATCGCCTTCCATGCTTTTGTACTGCGAAAACATTAAGGTGGCTGGTGTCACTGCGAGTTACGG ATCAGATAGAAGTTCCCTTGTGAATGTTAACCTAACGGCACCATGTAATGCGCCGTGTTCCTGTCAAAACGAATTTTACAAACCCGTGTGTGGCGCCGATGATCTTACATATTTCTCCCCGTGCCACGCAGGTTGTCACTCGTCACTTGATGAAAGTGAATATTTTAAG TTATACTCAAACTGTTCTTGTGTGGCGTCCAATGCAATTGATAACAATTCGAAGGTGCTGGACACGGCTAGTACTGCTACATCTGGTTTTTGCGAAAATAGCTGcgaaaatgtcaaaatttttttgccattgaTCTTTTTTCTTGCATTTATTGTATTTCAAACTCACACAGCTGCCACTGTAATTACATTCAG AATTGTTCCAGAGTCTTTGCGATGCTTAGCTGTCGGGCTAGCGTGGTTGTTTTTTCGAGCTTTGGGCACCATTCCCGGTCCAATCATGTTCGGTAAGTTGACTGACCAGACCTGCATACTGTGGCAAGTCAGACGATGTGATGGAAGCCGTGGTTCATGTTGGATATACGATAGCGCGAATATGGGCCTGACGTTCATGATTTTAG TTCTGGTAGGACATCTTCTGGCTTTAATTTGCTATGGTTTGATGGTGTTTGCATACAAACCACCACTTCCAGTGGAATCAGATCGATCTGCGGATGAAGACAGGAAGCCTCAATGCACGGAGAAACAGTTTGATAATCCAATTTTTGTTCACGAAGATACACTGTCAttcatgtgtttaaaatttaaacacaattttacttctttaaacatgttaaagtgtttaattatgtgtttaagtgtataa
- the LOC143445837 gene encoding solute carrier organic anion transporter family member 4C1-like isoform X3 translates to MYILLFGQVLMGCGTTPLYTLGIAFIENSVPKNVAPIYIGIANACSLFGPVIGFTSGGAFLSNYYVDFDTVNNISPNPDDPRWVGAWWIGPLIMMVLCWCTVIPFAGFPKQLPGTAKYRAERQSEIHQTVDLEQIEKRGSQNTIRNFPFAIKSLLKNLTYVLIILAGCASGGAVSGATSFLSKFIQNEFHITAGNAAIYAGAVLVPGAAAGHIVGGVCISQLKWKTPSIIVYCLILSFLACLLSPSMLLYCENIKVAGVTASYGSDRSSLVNVNLTAPCNAPCSCQNEFYKPVCGADDLTYFSPCHAGCHSSLDESEYFKLYSNCSCVASNAIDNNSKVLDTASTATSGFCENSCENVKIFLPLIFFLAFIVFQTHTAATVITFRIVPESLRCLAVGLAWLFFRALGTIPGPIMFGKLTDQTCILWQVRRCDGSRGSCWIYDSANMGLTFMILVLVGHLLALICYGLMVFAYKPPLPVESDRSADEDRKPQCTEKQFDNPIFVHEDTLSFMCLKFKHNFTSLNMLKCLIMCLSV, encoded by the exons ATGTACATTCTTCTGTTCGGTCAAGTACTGATGGGTTGCGGTACAACACCACTTTACACCTTGGGAATTGCCTTTATTGAAAACAGCGTCCCGAAGAACGTGGCACCGATTTACATTG GCATTGCAAATGCTTGTAGTTTATttggccctgtaattggattTACGAGTGGAGGAGCGTTTCTATCAAATTATTACGTTGACTTCGATACGGTAAACAACATCAG cCCAAACCCTGACGATCCTCGATGGGTTGGAGCCTGGTGGATTGGACCATTGATAATGATGGTGTTATGCTGGTGCACGGTGATACCATTTGCTGGATTTCCGAAACAATTACCAG GTACTGCTAAATATAGAGCGGAACGACAATCCGAAATTCATCAAACAGTTGACTTAGAACAAATAGAAAAACGAGGTAGCCAAAACACAATTAGAAATTTTCCATTTGCAATCAAGAGCCTGCTAAAAAATTTGACGTATGTTTTGATCATTCTGGCTGGATGTGCCTCTGGTGGAGCCGTATCTGGGGCAACATcatttttgtctaaatttattcaaaatgaATTTCATATCACAGCTGGAAATGCAGCTATTTACGCAG gtgctgtactgGTACCTGGAGCGGCAGCTGGCCATATTGTCGGAGGCGTTTGTATATCGCAGTTAAAGTGGAAGACACCCAGCatcattgtttattgtttgattCTTTCATTTCTTGCCTGTTTGTTATCGCCTTCCATGCTTTTGTACTGCGAAAACATTAAGGTGGCTGGTGTCACTGCGAGTTACGG ATCAGATAGAAGTTCCCTTGTGAATGTTAACCTAACGGCACCATGTAATGCGCCGTGTTCCTGTCAAAACGAATTTTACAAACCCGTGTGTGGCGCCGATGATCTTACATATTTCTCCCCGTGCCACGCAGGTTGTCACTCGTCACTTGATGAAAGTGAATATTTTAAG TTATACTCAAACTGTTCTTGTGTGGCGTCCAATGCAATTGATAACAATTCGAAGGTGCTGGACACGGCTAGTACTGCTACATCTGGTTTTTGCGAAAATAGCTGcgaaaatgtcaaaatttttttgccattgaTCTTTTTTCTTGCATTTATTGTATTTCAAACTCACACAGCTGCCACTGTAATTACATTCAG AATTGTTCCAGAGTCTTTGCGATGCTTAGCTGTCGGGCTAGCGTGGTTGTTTTTTCGAGCTTTGGGCACCATTCCCGGTCCAATCATGTTCGGTAAGTTGACTGACCAGACCTGCATACTGTGGCAAGTCAGACGATGTGATGGAAGCCGTGGTTCATGTTGGATATACGATAGCGCGAATATGGGCCTGACGTTCATGATTTTAG TTCTGGTAGGACATCTTCTGGCTTTAATTTGCTATGGTTTGATGGTGTTTGCATACAAACCACCACTTCCAGTGGAATCAGATCGATCTGCGGATGAAGACAGGAAGCCTCAATGCACGGAGAAACAGTTTGATAATCCAATTTTTGTTCACGAAGATACACTGTCAttcatgtgtttaaaatttaaacacaattttacttctttaaacatgttaaagtgtttaattatgtgtttaagtgtataa
- the LOC143445838 gene encoding uncharacterized protein LOC143445838 yields the protein MLTTLDNKCDSNVERQCHETEDPSSEKKLNLFLRSQKQLWPTRKTNLFHAMQTVNALRITLNSRKKTPPSLLVSYNEAGTMKTFIVADSIHVRCNNDSRVVLGYLMQLIGCYYA from the exons ATGCTAACCACACTAGACAACAAATGTGACAGCAATGTTGAGCGGCAATGCCATGAGACTGAG GATCCATCATCAGAGAAAAAACTTAATCTCTTTTTGAggtcacaaaaacaactttggcCGACCcgcaaaacaaatctttttcatgCAATGCAGACTGTTAAT gcaTTACGGATTACTTTAAACTCCAGAAAGAAAACACCGCcaagtttgcttgtttctTACAACGAAGCCGGAACCATGAAAACATTCATTGTTGCTGATTCAATCCACGTCAGATGTAACAACGATTCGAGGGTGGTGTTAGGCTATTTAATGCAACTTATCGGTTGTTATTATGCTTAG
- the LOC143444908 gene encoding solute carrier organic anion transporter family member 4C1-like, translating to MSSIRGTFVKSWSNGRVNERDTTCNRFHSFKEECVSVLRACISTYEGLKLESPQQQSRHSTVDLPLRPQALALFKGKVKRSDTKAKTRSLLKKNKIYPCRLHTCSEFTKVKKYYKQKEKYCQFYCMMSLRRHMLFANISHSSISGGVININVSALERRFRLNSSQSDLIIVGVDIGFCLLASVTGYFGARVNRSRVVGVGAVFFGIGCLLYSLPHFVSSRYVTGGTRLVWTSKHRARRVSEVHKHGGSETARQEGFGVSAKDFPTALRTLLRNPTFTLLTIAGSVQALLINGVSAFMAKIFHLKCAVILPAAVLGNIIGRLVIYVFKWKTPSMLLFSGGCMFLVALVAPGFLLYCNNKNVAGVVSNYISASPNDIGLSTFCNGYCGCQEEYYIPSCGSDNVEYFSPCQAGCSSYNGTAFGTCTCIRSSLNASYTFPTPCLNDCTYLAPALVIAFIAVLSTFASFTPTLVASFRIVPENLRSFGIGVQWLFFRALGTIPGPIIYAALIDRTCLLWQKRQCDGSIGSCWIYDTRQMALTFMAISIVGNTLSALFFVLSWWFYKPEDSLDANEVDQKENGIIEDSSAAYPNPVYVNE from the exons ATGTCGTCAATCCGCGGAACCTTTGTCAAATCGTGGTCAAATGGTCGTGTTAATGAGCGGG ATACCACATGTAATCGATTTCACAGTTTCAAAGAAGAATGTGTTTCAGTGTTGCG TGCGTGTATTTCAACATACGAGGGTCTAAAACTCGAGAGCCCCCAGCAGCAGTCCCGTCATTCAACGGTTGATTTGCCTCTGCGGCCCCAAGCCTTGGCGCTCT TCAAGGGAAAAGTTAAACGATCCGATACCAAAGCGAAAACACGCTCActccttaaaaaaaacaaaatttacccATGTCGCTTACATACATGTTCTGAATTTactaaagttaaaaaatattacaaacagaaagaaaaatattgcCAGTTTTATTGCATGATGTCTTTAAGACGTCACATGCTTTTTGCAAATATAAGTCACT CTTCCATCAGTGGCGGTGTTATCAACATCAACGTAAGTGCACTGGAAAGACGTTTCAGGTTGAATAGCTCGCAATCGGATCTTATTATTGTCGGTGTGGATATCGGCTTCTGTCTTTTGGCATCGGTTACCGGATATTTTGGCGCCCGAGTGAATCGATCTCGTGTGGTAGGCGTCGGAGCCGTTTTCTTTGGCATAGGCTGCTTGCTCTATTCCTTGCCTCACTTTGTGAGCTCTCGTTATGTAACTGGTGGAACGAGACTTGTTT GGACTTCGAAACATCGAGCAAGGCGCGTATCAGAAGTCCACAAACACGGAGGtagcgaaactgctcggcaaGAAGGTTTTGGAGTTTCCGCTAAAGATTTTCCTACAGCATTACGAACGTTGCTTCGCAATCCAACTTTCACTCTACTTACCATTGCTGGAAGCGTTCAGGCACTTCTTATAAACGGAGTATCTGCATTTATGGCAAA aatatttcatttaaaat gTGCTGTTATTTTACCTGCTGCTGTTTTGGGAAATATCATTGGCCGTTTGGtaatttatgttttcaaaTGGAAAACTCCGTCCATGCTGCTTTTCAGCGGAGGTTGCATGTTTTTGGTGGCTCTTGTGGCTCCGGGTTTTCTTCTGTATTGTAACAACAAAAACGTAGCAGGAGTAGTTTCCAATTACAT CTCTGCTTCACCTAACGATATTGGATTATCAACTTTCTGCAATGGCTACTGCGGCTGTCAAGAAGAATATTACATTCCATCTTGTGGATCAGATAATGTCGAATATTTCTCTCCTTGTCAAGCCGGATGCTCTTCATATAACGGAACG GCATTTGGAACTTGTACCTGCATACGTTCTTCACTGAATGCGTCATACACTTTTCCAACGCCTTGTCTGAATGACTGCACTTATCTTGCTCCAGCATTGGTTATCGCGTTTATTGCTGTTTTGTCTACATTTGCATCATTTACTCCAACTCTTGTAGCATCATTCAG AATTGTACCTGAAAACTTGCGTTCATTTGGAATTGGAGTGCAGTGGCTGTTCTTTCGAGCCCTGGGAACTATACCAGGCCCCATTATTTATGCGGCGCTTATTGATCGTACTTGTCTTTTGTGGCAAAAAAGGCAGTGTGACGGAAGCATAGGTTCATGCTGGATATACGATACTCGCCAAATGGCACTCACTTTCATGGCAATTT CTATTGTCGGGAACACTTTGTCTGCACTTTTCTTTGTGCTATCATGGTGGTTTTACAAACCTGAAGATTCATTAGATGCAAATGAAGTTGATCAGAAAGAAAACGGAATTATTGAAGACAGTTCCGCAGCATATCCCAATCCCGTCTATGTTAATGAATAG